The following proteins are co-located in the Gigantopelta aegis isolate Gae_Host chromosome 5, Gae_host_genome, whole genome shotgun sequence genome:
- the LOC121373443 gene encoding histidine decarboxylase-like isoform X1, with translation MDFDEYRKRGKEMVDYISDYLKNIRSRRVFPDVSPGYMRHLVPESAPQSGEKWEDIFKDIEEVIMPGVRTGRVPTCNAYFPALNSFPSLLGDMLADAIGCLGFTWASSPACTELETIVMDWLGKMIGLPTEFLHSNEQTMGGGVIQTTSSDATFVSVLAARSEAIRRFLCVQSGIDAADINARLVGYCSDQAHSSVEKAGLIGLVKMRLLPTDNNLSLRGDTLQEAIDRDREDGLIPFYLCATLGTTGACAFDNLKELGPVCETEGLWLHIDAAYAGTAFICPEYRIWMEGVEHAHSFAFNPSKWMMVNFDCTAMWVKNSGALHRTFNVDPLYLKHENSGAAIDYMHWQVPLSKRFRALKLWFVIRSFGVAGIQKHVREGVRLAKTFEMMVKKDDRFEVPAERVLGMVVFRLRGDNAYTEELLKKLNKSGKVHMVPAALKDKYVIRFTVTSQYTTEGDIALDWKIIQEMATRVLSEDDSVEEEEVEEEEVIEVGPANNRHIMRIPSIKRKDFGMSLLLSNVPMSPKFINGSFAAIFDNNNVIVEFAKELSRGDFNGQMILLSPRRRIKLKDQMRQQSLDSNYFSIKRAPSRFKQGSLDSKIDEILETSSYGSDVSGNFLRTDSVEDSEADSDDVKANVTSAGPAPMANGKGKAPPAEINGVCMMCKHCGKPVDGCVIPSAPVLRRVKSVA, from the exons GCAAGGAGATGGTGGACTACATTTCTGACTATCTGAAGAACATCCGGTCTCGGCGCGTCTTCCCAGATGTGTCGCCTGGGTACATGCGCCATCTAGTTCCGGAATCAGCGCCGCAGTCAGGCGAGAAATGGGAGGACATCTTTAAAGACATAGAGGAGGTCATTATGCCAGGA GTCCGCACTGGCAGAGTCCCCACATGCAACGCTTACTTTCCGGCGTTGAATTCATTTCCGTCGTTGCTAGGAGACATGCTGGCTGATGCGATTGGCTGTTTGGGTTTCACGTGG GCCTCCAGTCCGGCGTGTACCGAGTTGGAAACGATCGTCATGGATTGGTTAGGAAAAATGATCGGGCTTCCAACGGAATTTCTCCATAGCAACGAGCAAACGATGGGAGGCGGCGTCATACAG acGACTTCGAGCGACGCGACGTTCGTGTCAGTTCTAGCCGCTCGGTCTGAAGCAATTCGCAGGTTCCTCTGTGTTCAGAGCGGAATCGACGCCGCGGACATCAACGCCAGGCTCGTGGGCTACTGCTCGGATCAG GCGCACTCCTCCGTCGAGAAAGCTGGCCTGATTGGCCTGGTGAAAATGAGGCTGTTGCCCACCGACAACAATCTGAGTCTGCGCGGAGACACGCTTCAAGAAGCCATAGATCGAGACAGAGAAGACGGGCTGATCCCTTTCTAT ctgTGTGCCACTCTGGGTACAACCGGTGCGTGTGCGTTCGACAACCTCAAAGAGCTCGGCCCCGTAT GTGAAACCGAGGGTCTTTGGCTCCACATCGATGCTGCTTATGCCGGTACTGCTTTCATCTGCCCAGAGTACCGGATATGGATGGAAGGCGTGGAGCATGCGCACTCCTTTGCTTTCAATCCTTCCAAATGGATGATGGTCAATTTCGATTGTACGGCTATGTG GGTGAAAAATAGCGGCGCACTGCACAGAACGTTCAACGTCGACCCGCTATACCTAAAACACGAAAATTCAG GTGCTGCCATTGATTATATG cacTGGCAGGTTCCACTGAGTAAAAGATTCAGAGCTCTCAAACTCTGGTTTGTCATTCGTTCCTTTGGAGTTGCAGGAATACAGAAACATGTCCGTGAG gGTGTACGTCTGGCCAAGACATTTGAGATGATGGTGAAGAAGGATGACAGGTTTGAGGTTCCAGCAGAAAGAGTTTTAGGCATGGTCGTCTTTAGACTGAGG GGAGATAATGCGTACACAGAAGAGCTACTGAAGAAACTTAACAAATCCGGGAAGGTGCACATGGTACCTGCGGCTTTAAAAGATAAGTACGTCATCCGCTTCACGGTGACGTCACAGTACACCACGGAGGGAGACATCGCACTAGACTGGAAGATAATACAG GAAATGGCCACCAGGGTTCTCTCGGAAGACGACAGCGTCGAAGAGGAGGAGGTTGAGGAGGAGGAGGTTATTGAGGTAGGTCCAGCGAACAACCGGCACATCATGCGCATCCCCAGCATCAAGCGGAAGGATTTCGGAATGAGCCTGTTGCTTAGCAACGTGCCCATGTCGCCGAAATTCATCAACGGGAGCTTCGCGGCCATATTCGACAACAACAACGTCATCGTGGAGTTCGCCAAGGAGCTCAGCCGCGGTGACTTCAACGGGCAGATGATCCTCCTGTCGCCTAGGCGACGCATCAAGCTCAAGGATCAGATGCGGCAACAGAGTCTGGATAGTAACTACTTCTCCATCAAGCGCGCGCCGAGCAGATTCAAGCAAGGCTCTTTGGACTCGAAGATTGACGAGATCCTGGAGACGTCTTCGTACGGGAGCGACGTCTCCGGGAACTTCCTCAGGACAGACAGCGTCGAAGATAGCGAGGCTGACTCTGATGACGTAAAGGCGAACGTCACTTCCGCCGGTCCAGCGCCCATGGCGAATGGAAAAGGGAAGGCTCCGCCAGCGGAGATTAACGGGGTGTGCATGATGTGCAAGCATTGTGGGAAGCCAGTAGATGG ATGCGTCATTCCTTCTGCACCAGTCCTGCGACGTGTCAAAAGTGTTGCGTGA
- the LOC121373443 gene encoding histidine decarboxylase-like isoform X2, with protein MDFDEYRKRGKEMVDYISDYLKNIRSRRVFPDVSPGYMRHLVPESAPQSGEKWEDIFKDIEEVIMPGVRTGRVPTCNAYFPALNSFPSLLGDMLADAIGCLGFTWASSPACTELETIVMDWLGKMIGLPTEFLHSNEQTMGGGVIQTTSSDATFVSVLAARSEAIRRFLCVQSGIDAADINARLVGYCSDQAHSSVEKAGLIGLVKMRLLPTDNNLSLRGDTLQEAIDRDREDGLIPFYLCATLGTTGACAFDNLKELGPVCETEGLWLHIDAAYAGTAFICPEYRIWMEGVEHAHSFAFNPSKWMMVNFDCTAMWVKNSGALHRTFNVDPLYLKHENSGAAIDYMHWQVPLSKRFRALKLWFVIRSFGVAGIQKHVREGVRLAKTFEMMVKKDDRFEVPAERVLGMVVFRLRGDNAYTEELLKKLNKSGKVHMVPAALKDKYVIRFTVTSQYTTEGDIALDWKIIQEMATRVLSEDDSVEEEEVEEEEVIEMRHSFCTSPATCQKCCVRLVSKAGLL; from the exons GCAAGGAGATGGTGGACTACATTTCTGACTATCTGAAGAACATCCGGTCTCGGCGCGTCTTCCCAGATGTGTCGCCTGGGTACATGCGCCATCTAGTTCCGGAATCAGCGCCGCAGTCAGGCGAGAAATGGGAGGACATCTTTAAAGACATAGAGGAGGTCATTATGCCAGGA GTCCGCACTGGCAGAGTCCCCACATGCAACGCTTACTTTCCGGCGTTGAATTCATTTCCGTCGTTGCTAGGAGACATGCTGGCTGATGCGATTGGCTGTTTGGGTTTCACGTGG GCCTCCAGTCCGGCGTGTACCGAGTTGGAAACGATCGTCATGGATTGGTTAGGAAAAATGATCGGGCTTCCAACGGAATTTCTCCATAGCAACGAGCAAACGATGGGAGGCGGCGTCATACAG acGACTTCGAGCGACGCGACGTTCGTGTCAGTTCTAGCCGCTCGGTCTGAAGCAATTCGCAGGTTCCTCTGTGTTCAGAGCGGAATCGACGCCGCGGACATCAACGCCAGGCTCGTGGGCTACTGCTCGGATCAG GCGCACTCCTCCGTCGAGAAAGCTGGCCTGATTGGCCTGGTGAAAATGAGGCTGTTGCCCACCGACAACAATCTGAGTCTGCGCGGAGACACGCTTCAAGAAGCCATAGATCGAGACAGAGAAGACGGGCTGATCCCTTTCTAT ctgTGTGCCACTCTGGGTACAACCGGTGCGTGTGCGTTCGACAACCTCAAAGAGCTCGGCCCCGTAT GTGAAACCGAGGGTCTTTGGCTCCACATCGATGCTGCTTATGCCGGTACTGCTTTCATCTGCCCAGAGTACCGGATATGGATGGAAGGCGTGGAGCATGCGCACTCCTTTGCTTTCAATCCTTCCAAATGGATGATGGTCAATTTCGATTGTACGGCTATGTG GGTGAAAAATAGCGGCGCACTGCACAGAACGTTCAACGTCGACCCGCTATACCTAAAACACGAAAATTCAG GTGCTGCCATTGATTATATG cacTGGCAGGTTCCACTGAGTAAAAGATTCAGAGCTCTCAAACTCTGGTTTGTCATTCGTTCCTTTGGAGTTGCAGGAATACAGAAACATGTCCGTGAG gGTGTACGTCTGGCCAAGACATTTGAGATGATGGTGAAGAAGGATGACAGGTTTGAGGTTCCAGCAGAAAGAGTTTTAGGCATGGTCGTCTTTAGACTGAGG GGAGATAATGCGTACACAGAAGAGCTACTGAAGAAACTTAACAAATCCGGGAAGGTGCACATGGTACCTGCGGCTTTAAAAGATAAGTACGTCATCCGCTTCACGGTGACGTCACAGTACACCACGGAGGGAGACATCGCACTAGACTGGAAGATAATACAG GAAATGGCCACCAGGGTTCTCTCGGAAGACGACAGCGTCGAAGAGGAGGAGGTTGAGGAGGAGGAGGTTATTGAG ATGCGTCATTCCTTCTGCACCAGTCCTGCGACGTGTCAAAAGTGTTGCGTGAGGTTGGTGTCAAAAGCCGGATTGTTGTAG